Proteins from one Cellulosilyticum lentocellum DSM 5427 genomic window:
- a CDS encoding MalY/PatB family protein: protein MSYSFNEIIPRKGTNSLKYDFTEERGKPKDILPLWIADMDFKVPEVVSKRLNELAAHGIFGYSEVGTSYFEAVSNWMATYHNWKVKEEWLIKAPGVVFAIAMAIRALTKEGDSILIQQPVYHPFSKMILNNDRKLVSNTLIYQDGRYSIDFDDFEKKIVEHQVKLFILCNPHNPVGRVWTKEELIKLGDICLKHQILVVSDEIHQDFIYQGYKHEVFMNLNKAYEEITITCTAPSKTFNLAGLQVSNIFIANASVRRKVRKEIARIGYSQLNSAGLVACEAAYTEGREWLEALKTYLMGNLEYLRKFIETKLPEIKLVEPEGTYLVWLDFNALGLKEEALEEFIVKKANLWLNSGSTFGESGQGFERINIACPREILNQALEQLWTSIKALRV from the coding sequence ATGTCATATAGCTTTAATGAAATTATCCCAAGGAAGGGAACTAATTCTTTAAAATATGATTTTACTGAAGAGAGGGGAAAACCAAAGGATATCTTACCATTATGGATAGCTGATATGGACTTTAAAGTGCCTGAGGTGGTTTCTAAGAGGCTAAATGAGTTAGCAGCGCATGGTATTTTTGGATATAGTGAAGTGGGTACATCCTATTTTGAAGCAGTTTCTAATTGGATGGCGACTTATCATAACTGGAAGGTCAAAGAAGAATGGCTAATCAAGGCACCAGGAGTAGTATTTGCTATTGCTATGGCAATTAGAGCCTTAACCAAAGAAGGTGACAGTATACTAATTCAACAACCTGTTTATCATCCTTTTAGTAAGATGATTTTAAATAATGATAGAAAGTTAGTGAGTAATACGCTCATTTATCAAGATGGAAGATACTCTATTGACTTCGATGACTTTGAAAAAAAGATTGTAGAACATCAGGTTAAGCTTTTCATTCTTTGCAATCCACATAACCCAGTAGGAAGAGTATGGACGAAAGAGGAACTTATCAAACTAGGAGATATTTGCTTAAAGCATCAAATTCTTGTGGTAAGTGATGAGATTCATCAAGATTTTATTTATCAAGGCTATAAACATGAAGTATTTATGAATCTAAATAAGGCGTATGAAGAGATTACGATTACTTGTACAGCCCCGAGTAAAACTTTTAATTTAGCAGGCCTTCAAGTATCTAATATTTTTATTGCAAATGCAAGTGTTAGACGGAAGGTAAGAAAAGAAATTGCTAGAATAGGTTATAGTCAATTAAATAGTGCCGGGTTAGTAGCTTGTGAAGCAGCTTATACAGAAGGGCGAGAGTGGCTTGAGGCACTTAAAACTTATCTTATGGGAAACCTTGAATATTTAAGGAAATTCATAGAGACAAAATTACCAGAAATTAAGTTAGTAGAACCAGAAGGAACATACTTAGTATGGTTAGATTTTAATGCATTAGGGTTAAAGGAAGAAGCTCTAGAAGAGTTCATTGTAAAGAAAGCAAATTTATGGCTAAATAGTGGTTCAACTTTTGGAGAGTCAGGACAAGGATTTGAGAGGATTAATATTGCTTGTCCTAGAGAGATTCTAAATCAAGCTTTAGAGCAGTTATGGACAAGTATTAAGGCATTAAGAGTATAA
- a CDS encoding M28 family peptidase → MRDKVEKYIDIHYAYEFAKKLETYKCNTKLGFRTAGSRAEILTGQLIYKEMQQIGLEHITKDEITVDSWEFQKAQLSFEDLDGQSYQFELGAYQTQFQTEGPQKFSMVYLEKGTAEDYKGVDVKGKLVLVDINQRDEWWINFPVYEAYLKGAAALIAVQASGYGEIDQTALNAQDIAGPSEAVAFSISQRDAYYLKEALKVRSEIEVTFDAISIVKPNQKTYNIVGKIQGTDSDAMILLSAHYDSYFEGFQDDNVAVAMILGIAKAIKQSGYRPKRTLVFTAMAAEEWGLINSKYDWSTGAYEEVFHVHPDWKGKVIADLNFELPAHAHGKKDKVRCVYEYAEFIDAFIKEIRVPEEAYPEGIEVIYPIETWSDDFSIAIAGIPSMVNDFSSGSFMETHYHSQFDNKDFYNEAVYTFHHKFYTKLVMALDQTAVVPLNFMRLFEEMGRSLCSIDQSLMDIKAINNLLNQLKGLSKQLYAYVQRVNKQYLTYLMQENTEKAAEIYRDYRWLEKQLLAGFAREQDELVRLNWHDEVYFPHEIIIKNLQCIKKAILALEEKEIIEALSSIYQIDNNKYAFLFEKQVYEYFTDYVLCQPIDRVKWGAGRIIGHEDLFDIVHSLKAKIKIRQPNVENEIRQLEEVYERQQNLLDDILKDEKFFLETFYSYMEEMLNKLDRDRL, encoded by the coding sequence ATGAGAGATAAAGTAGAAAAATATATTGATATTCATTATGCTTATGAATTTGCAAAAAAATTAGAGACCTATAAATGTAATACAAAACTTGGTTTTAGGACAGCTGGATCTAGGGCAGAAATCTTAACAGGGCAGCTCATTTATAAAGAGATGCAGCAAATTGGATTAGAGCATATTACTAAGGATGAAATTACTGTAGATAGTTGGGAATTCCAAAAGGCGCAATTGAGTTTTGAGGACTTAGATGGTCAGAGTTATCAATTTGAGTTAGGAGCTTATCAAACGCAGTTTCAAACTGAAGGACCACAAAAATTCTCCATGGTTTATTTAGAAAAGGGGACAGCTGAGGATTATAAAGGTGTTGATGTAAAAGGAAAGTTAGTGTTAGTAGATATTAATCAAAGAGATGAATGGTGGATTAATTTTCCGGTTTATGAAGCTTATTTAAAAGGGGCAGCAGCTTTAATTGCAGTACAAGCAAGTGGATATGGTGAGATAGATCAAACAGCACTTAATGCACAAGATATAGCTGGGCCCAGTGAAGCGGTGGCTTTTTCTATTTCACAAAGAGATGCCTATTATTTAAAAGAGGCATTAAAGGTTAGGTCGGAAATAGAGGTTACCTTTGATGCTATTTCTATTGTAAAGCCCAATCAAAAGACATATAACATCGTAGGAAAGATACAGGGGACAGACTCTGATGCTATGATTTTGCTTTCAGCACATTATGATTCTTATTTTGAAGGTTTTCAAGATGATAATGTGGCAGTGGCTATGATTCTGGGCATTGCAAAGGCAATAAAGCAAAGTGGTTATAGGCCAAAGCGTACACTTGTTTTTACCGCTATGGCTGCAGAAGAGTGGGGACTTATTAATTCTAAGTATGACTGGTCTACAGGAGCTTATGAAGAAGTCTTCCATGTACACCCTGATTGGAAAGGAAAAGTAATTGCAGATTTGAATTTTGAATTACCTGCTCATGCCCATGGAAAGAAGGATAAAGTACGTTGTGTTTATGAGTATGCAGAGTTTATTGATGCATTTATTAAAGAAATAAGAGTTCCTGAGGAAGCCTATCCGGAAGGGATTGAAGTGATCTATCCTATTGAAACATGGTCAGATGATTTTTCTATTGCCATAGCAGGAATTCCATCTATGGTGAATGATTTTAGTAGTGGTAGCTTTATGGAGACACACTATCACTCACAGTTTGATAACAAAGATTTTTACAATGAGGCAGTCTATACATTCCATCATAAGTTTTATACTAAGTTAGTTATGGCATTAGATCAGACAGCAGTTGTACCACTAAACTTTATGAGATTATTTGAAGAAATGGGGAGAAGTCTCTGTTCCATAGATCAATCATTAATGGATATAAAGGCAATTAATAACTTACTCAATCAGCTAAAAGGATTGAGTAAACAGCTTTATGCCTATGTGCAGCGTGTAAATAAGCAATATTTGACCTATTTAATGCAGGAGAATACTGAAAAAGCGGCGGAGATATATAGGGATTATCGTTGGTTAGAAAAACAGTTATTAGCCGGTTTTGCTAGAGAACAGGACGAACTTGTAAGACTTAATTGGCATGATGAGGTATACTTTCCACATGAAATAATCATTAAGAATTTACAGTGTATAAAGAAAGCTATTTTAGCTTTAGAGGAAAAAGAGATTATAGAAGCATTATCTTCAATTTATCAAATTGATAATAACAAATATGCCTTTTTATTTGAAAAACAAGTCTATGAATATTTTACAGACTATGTGCTTTGTCAACCTATAGATAGAGTAAAGTGGGGAGCTGGAAGGATTATTGGGCATGAGGATTTATTTGATATTGTTCATAGCCTTAAAGCAAAAATAAAAATACGACAACCTAATGTAGAGAATGAAATAAGGCAGTTAGAAGAAGTCTATGAAAGACAACAGAATTTATTAGATGATATATTAAAAGATGAGAAGTTTTTTTTAGAGACATTTTATAGCTATATGGAAGAAATGCTTAATAAGCTAGATAGAGATAGACTATAA
- a CDS encoding ethanolamine utilization protein EutH yields the protein MSLNEILMFIMGIGVIIGAVDSILGNKWGLGAKFEEGFMCLGPTALSMVGIICLSPFLAEVLKPVIIPTFHLLGADPAMFASILAIDMGGYPLAMALAENPQIGQFSGLIVSTMLGATIVFTIPVGLGLIPKQDHTYFAKGLLIGLVPIPFGSIIGGILMGLPIKVVIINSIPILLIALCLMLGLIFKQKQMVKGFSYFGKGIKMITTIGLGLAAFTYLTDIEVIPNMPSIMSCMETVSGICIVLLGSLPLMTLILNLLKKPFEKLGELLGLNASSIGGILFSCISVLPVFKLFPEMNERGKVVTTAFFVSGIAVFAAHLGYTADVAPDMLLPMIIAKLSSGFIAIILAVLMTKAEDNL from the coding sequence ATGTCATTGAATGAAATCTTAATGTTTATTATGGGAATTGGCGTTATAATTGGAGCGGTTGATTCTATTCTGGGTAATAAGTGGGGATTAGGTGCAAAATTTGAAGAGGGTTTTATGTGCTTAGGACCGACTGCTTTAAGTATGGTGGGAATTATTTGCTTATCCCCCTTTCTGGCAGAAGTATTAAAGCCAGTTATTATACCTACTTTTCACTTGTTAGGTGCAGATCCAGCTATGTTTGCTAGTATTTTGGCTATTGATATGGGAGGTTATCCATTAGCAATGGCACTAGCAGAGAATCCACAAATAGGACAGTTTTCGGGACTTATTGTTTCAACTATGTTGGGGGCGACAATTGTTTTTACTATTCCTGTAGGATTAGGTTTGATTCCAAAGCAAGATCATACCTATTTTGCTAAAGGGTTATTAATAGGTTTAGTTCCTATTCCTTTTGGAAGCATTATAGGTGGTATTTTAATGGGACTACCTATAAAAGTTGTTATCATTAATAGTATCCCTATTTTACTCATTGCACTGTGTTTAATGCTAGGTCTTATTTTTAAGCAAAAGCAGATGGTAAAAGGTTTTAGCTATTTTGGAAAAGGTATAAAAATGATTACTACCATAGGACTGGGTTTAGCAGCATTTACATATTTAACCGATATAGAGGTTATTCCTAATATGCCAAGTATTATGAGTTGTATGGAGACAGTATCAGGTATTTGTATTGTACTTTTAGGAAGTTTACCACTGATGACACTTATTTTAAATTTACTTAAGAAGCCTTTTGAAAAGTTAGGTGAATTACTTGGATTAAATGCATCTTCTATTGGTGGAATTTTATTCTCTTGTATTAGTGTGTTGCCGGTATTTAAACTTTTTCCAGAGATGAATGAAAGAGGAAAAGTAGTAACTACAGCGTTTTTTGTAAGCGGTATTGCGGTATTTGCTGCGCATCTGGGTTATACAGCTGATGTGGCTCCTGATATGTTATTACCGATGATTATAGCAAAATTAAGTAGTGGTTTTATAGCTATTATATTGGCAGTGCTTATGACAAAAGCAGAGGATAACTTATAA
- the glpK gene encoding glycerol kinase GlpK yields MEKYIIAMDQGTTSSRAIIFDKQQHIIGSSQKEFTQIYPKEGWVEHDPMEIWASQYGVLQEVMAKNNLTQENIAAIGITNQRETTIIWDKATGVPIYNAIVWQCRRTADFCEELKAKGWEDYIKKNTGLVLDAYFSATKIKWILDHVEGARERANKGELLFGTVDTWLIWKLTNGKVHVTDYTNASRTMIFNINTLEWDQTLLDLLDIPKCILPEVKNSSEVYGYANLGTKGGIRVPIGGVAGDQQAALFGQGCFDKGDVKNTYGTGCFVLMNTGDELVKSKNGLLTTIAIGLDGQVQYALEGSVFVGGAVVQWLRDELRLVNDSSDTDYFASKVKDSGGVYVVPAFVGLGAPYWDMYARGGIVGLTRGTNRNHIIRASLESIGYQCRDVIDAMIEDVGHKLTSIKVDGGASKNNFLMQFQADIIGAEVVRPKVVETTALGAAYLAGLAVGYWKDKREILEEWRVDCTFTPSLEEEKRDKAYRGWKRAVKRCMAWEMEDQLEQ; encoded by the coding sequence ATGGAAAAATATATTATTGCAATGGACCAAGGAACAACGAGTTCAAGAGCTATTATTTTTGATAAACAGCAACATATAATAGGAAGTAGCCAAAAGGAATTTACACAAATTTATCCTAAGGAAGGCTGGGTGGAACATGATCCAATGGAGATATGGGCTTCTCAGTACGGTGTACTTCAAGAGGTAATGGCAAAGAACAATTTAACACAGGAAAATATTGCCGCCATAGGCATTACTAATCAAAGAGAAACTACAATCATTTGGGACAAAGCAACTGGAGTACCTATTTACAATGCAATTGTATGGCAATGTAGAAGAACAGCTGACTTTTGTGAAGAACTCAAAGCAAAGGGGTGGGAAGACTACATCAAGAAAAACACAGGACTCGTTTTAGATGCCTATTTCTCAGCTACTAAAATTAAGTGGATTTTGGATCATGTAGAAGGTGCCAGAGAAAGAGCTAACAAGGGAGAGTTACTTTTTGGAACGGTAGATACTTGGCTTATTTGGAAATTAACCAATGGAAAAGTACATGTAACAGATTATACGAATGCATCTAGAACCATGATTTTTAATATTAATACATTGGAATGGGATCAAACATTATTAGACCTACTTGATATTCCAAAATGCATTTTGCCAGAAGTGAAAAATTCTTCTGAAGTATATGGGTATGCTAATCTAGGAACAAAAGGTGGGATACGTGTTCCTATAGGAGGCGTTGCTGGTGATCAACAAGCTGCTTTATTTGGACAAGGCTGCTTTGATAAAGGCGATGTAAAAAATACTTATGGAACAGGTTGCTTTGTACTCATGAATACAGGTGATGAGCTAGTAAAAAGTAAAAATGGACTTTTAACAACTATTGCTATTGGATTAGATGGACAAGTACAATATGCACTTGAAGGTTCTGTATTTGTAGGTGGAGCAGTAGTACAGTGGCTTAGAGATGAACTACGATTAGTGAATGACTCTTCCGACACAGATTATTTTGCAAGTAAGGTAAAAGATAGTGGAGGCGTCTATGTAGTACCTGCCTTTGTGGGATTGGGGGCACCTTATTGGGATATGTATGCCAGAGGTGGCATTGTTGGATTAACCAGAGGTACTAATAGAAATCATATTATAAGGGCATCTCTTGAGTCTATAGGTTATCAATGTAGGGATGTCATTGATGCAATGATAGAAGATGTAGGACATAAGCTAACTTCTATTAAAGTAGATGGTGGAGCCAGCAAGAATAATTTCCTTATGCAGTTTCAAGCAGATATTATAGGAGCAGAAGTAGTGAGACCTAAGGTCGTTGAAACAACAGCACTTGGAGCAGCTTATTTGGCAGGCTTAGCTGTAGGCTATTGGAAAGATAAGCGTGAGATTTTAGAAGAATGGAGAGTGGATTGTACTTTTACACCAAGCTTAGAAGAAGAGAAAAGAGATAAGGCATATAGAGGCTGGAAAAGAGCCGTTAAGCGTTGTATGGCGTGGGAGATGGAAGATCAATTAGAACAATAG
- a CDS encoding DNA glycosylase AlkZ-like family protein, translating into MGDLKQMISRKQARQFLINYHNLNDSQGYVGMAGIVAYFKQVGSIQYDPLNVVGRNADLVLQSRVKDYKPEMLQELLYTQHKLVDGFDKEMCIYLAEDFNRFNRVRIAQSESTKNTLNYRNQLGALDILDEIRECIITKGRIGSKDISIGENRESRWGHKKLSSAALDYLYNIGELCVADKIGTQKIYDFTAHVLNEKDLQIEDFKNEEEFLEWYVKRRVCSVGLLWDKRGGAWQGQFLSEKKLRERILQELVEKGEIVQLSVEDIKEPFYVAKDHIRFFDADDSKCKVKFLAPLDNLLWDREMISQLFDFDYRWEVYTPIEKRKYGYYVLPVLYGDRMIARFEPEKVRRNTPLTIKNWWWESGVTITSEMLEAIDSSIKEFANYLEVPAPVSLPI; encoded by the coding sequence ATGGGAGACTTAAAACAAATGATATCAAGAAAGCAAGCTAGGCAGTTTCTTATCAACTATCACAACTTAAATGATAGTCAAGGTTACGTAGGAATGGCAGGAATAGTTGCTTATTTTAAGCAGGTAGGTAGTATTCAATATGATCCATTAAATGTAGTAGGAAGAAATGCAGACTTAGTATTACAGTCTAGGGTAAAAGATTATAAACCGGAAATGCTACAAGAACTTTTATATACACAACATAAGCTAGTGGATGGGTTTGACAAAGAAATGTGTATCTACTTGGCAGAAGATTTTAATAGATTTAACAGAGTAAGAATTGCTCAAAGTGAGAGCACGAAAAATACATTGAATTATCGTAATCAACTTGGTGCACTTGATATATTAGATGAAATTAGGGAATGCATTATCACAAAAGGGAGGATAGGATCAAAGGATATCTCTATTGGTGAAAATAGAGAAAGTCGTTGGGGGCATAAGAAACTTTCAAGTGCAGCACTTGATTATCTGTATAATATAGGTGAGTTATGCGTAGCTGATAAAATAGGGACTCAAAAAATATATGATTTTACAGCTCATGTTTTAAACGAGAAAGACTTACAGATAGAAGATTTTAAAAATGAAGAGGAATTTCTAGAGTGGTATGTAAAACGCAGAGTATGCAGTGTTGGTTTATTGTGGGATAAAAGAGGAGGAGCTTGGCAAGGACAGTTTTTGTCAGAGAAGAAGCTTAGGGAAAGAATATTACAGGAGTTAGTTGAAAAGGGAGAAATAGTACAGTTATCAGTAGAGGATATAAAAGAGCCATTTTATGTAGCAAAAGATCATATACGATTTTTTGATGCTGATGATAGTAAATGTAAGGTGAAATTTTTAGCACCCCTTGATAATTTGCTATGGGATAGAGAGATGATTTCTCAACTATTTGATTTCGACTATCGTTGGGAGGTATATACTCCTATAGAAAAAAGAAAATATGGTTATTATGTTTTACCCGTTTTATATGGAGATAGAATGATTGCTAGATTTGAACCCGAAAAGGTAAGGAGAAATACACCATTAACTATTAAAAATTGGTGGTGGGAATCAGGAGTGACTATTACAAGTGAGATGTTAGAGGCAATTGACAGCAGTATAAAAGAGTTTGCAAATTACCTAGAGGTTCCTGCTCCTGTAAGCTTACCTATATAG
- a CDS encoding DUF6434 domain-containing protein encodes MNERPNLSKNINSDQFRDFYYLKQELVSFCRAEKLSTTGGKQELTERIAHYLETGEKKRAIPANKTTIDIGDITKNSIIENNFRCSEKHRAFFKETIGKSFSFNVIFQKWLKSNSGKTYQEAIEVYYQIVEEKKQGLTKIDKQFEYNTYIRDFFADNESKTLEDAIKCWKYKKSIQGHNRYEKKDLKALTQ; translated from the coding sequence ATGAATGAACGACCCAATTTATCAAAAAATATAAATAGTGATCAATTTAGAGACTTTTATTATCTGAAACAGGAGCTAGTATCCTTTTGTCGTGCAGAAAAGCTTTCGACAACTGGAGGAAAGCAAGAGTTAACAGAACGTATTGCACATTATTTAGAGACAGGTGAAAAGAAGAGAGCAATACCAGCGAATAAAACAACAATTGATATAGGAGATATAACCAAAAATAGCATAATTGAGAATAATTTTAGATGTTCTGAAAAACATAGAGCGTTTTTTAAGGAAACAATAGGAAAATCATTTTCCTTTAATGTAATATTTCAGAAATGGTTAAAGTCAAATAGTGGAAAAACTTATCAGGAAGCTATAGAAGTCTATTATCAAATAGTAGAAGAGAAGAAACAAGGGTTAACCAAGATAGATAAACAGTTTGAATATAATACTTATATTAGAGATTTCTTTGCTGATAATGAAAGCAAGACTCTTGAAGATGCTATTAAGTGTTGGAAGTATAAAAAGAGTATTCAAGGACATAACAGGTATGAGAAGAAAGATTTAAAAGCATTGACACAATAG
- the pdxS gene encoding pyridoxal 5'-phosphate synthase lyase subunit PdxS: protein MSDRLELNKNLAQMLKGGVIMDVVNAKEAIIAEKAGAVAVMALERVPSDIRKHGGVARMSDPKMIKEIQAAVSIPVMAKVRIGHFVEAQILECLEIDYIDESEVLTPADEDYHINKHDFKVPFVCGARNLGEALRRIGEGASMIRTKGEAGTGNVVEAVRHMRTMNRDIARVVGATKEELMTIAKELGAPYELILTIKETGKLPVVNFAAGGIATPADAALMMQLGADGVFVGSGIFKSENPQKRAEAIVKATTYYNDPNVLAEVSEELGEAMDSLDIRQLDDKQLYASRGW, encoded by the coding sequence ATGAGTGATAGATTAGAGCTTAATAAGAATTTAGCCCAAATGCTAAAGGGCGGCGTTATTATGGATGTTGTTAATGCTAAGGAAGCTATTATTGCAGAGAAAGCTGGAGCTGTAGCGGTTATGGCTTTAGAAAGAGTCCCTTCAGATATTCGTAAACATGGTGGAGTTGCCAGAATGTCTGATCCTAAGATGATTAAGGAGATTCAAGCTGCTGTTAGTATTCCAGTTATGGCGAAAGTGCGTATTGGACATTTTGTAGAAGCACAAATTTTAGAGTGTTTAGAGATTGATTATATTGATGAAAGTGAAGTATTAACACCTGCAGATGAAGATTATCACATTAATAAGCATGATTTTAAAGTGCCTTTTGTATGCGGTGCACGTAACTTAGGAGAAGCACTTCGTCGTATTGGAGAAGGCGCCTCTATGATTCGTACAAAGGGAGAAGCAGGGACAGGAAATGTCGTTGAAGCTGTTAGACATATGCGTACCATGAATAGAGATATCGCAAGAGTTGTAGGAGCTACCAAAGAAGAACTAATGACTATTGCCAAAGAATTAGGTGCACCTTATGAACTTATTTTAACCATTAAAGAAACTGGTAAATTGCCAGTAGTTAACTTTGCAGCAGGTGGAATAGCTACACCAGCAGATGCAGCACTTATGATGCAATTAGGTGCAGATGGTGTGTTCGTAGGGTCTGGTATTTTTAAATCTGAGAATCCACAGAAAAGAGCAGAAGCCATTGTTAAAGCAACAACTTACTACAATGATCCAAATGTATTAGCTGAGGTATCAGAAGAATTAGGTGAAGCCATGGATTCATTAGATATAAGACAGTTAGATGACAAGCAGCTTTATGCATCAAGGGGATGGTAG
- the pdxT gene encoding pyridoxal 5'-phosphate synthase glutaminase subunit PdxT — protein MKYIGVLGLQGGVEEHHHLLAQLPEVKSIDVKYISQLEEIDGLIIPGGESTTLGRLLRVFNMLEPLKQKVLAGLPVWGTCAGMILLAKEIEEETTKHLEVMDITVRRNAYGRQLGSFETMQQVNAVEKAIPLVFIRAPLVSKIGEQVGILAEVRGEIVACKEKNMLATSFHPELTTDTSFHHYFVKDLC, from the coding sequence ATGAAATATATTGGTGTATTAGGCTTACAAGGTGGTGTAGAAGAACACCATCATCTTTTAGCTCAGCTACCAGAAGTAAAAAGTATTGATGTTAAGTATATCAGCCAATTAGAGGAAATAGATGGTTTAATTATTCCTGGTGGTGAAAGTACGACACTAGGTAGATTGCTTAGAGTCTTTAATATGCTGGAACCTTTAAAACAAAAGGTTCTAGCAGGTTTGCCAGTATGGGGGACTTGTGCAGGTATGATTCTATTAGCCAAAGAAATAGAAGAAGAAACTACTAAGCATCTAGAAGTCATGGATATTACGGTTAGACGTAATGCATATGGAAGACAGTTAGGAAGCTTTGAAACAATGCAGCAGGTTAATGCTGTGGAGAAAGCTATTCCTCTTGTTTTTATTAGAGCACCATTAGTAAGTAAAATAGGAGAACAGGTAGGAATTTTAGCGGAAGTAAGAGGAGAAATAGTGGCATGCAAAGAAAAAAATATGCTGGCGACTTCCTTTCACCCAGAATTAACGACTGATACGAGCTTTCACCATTATTTTGTAAAAGATTTATGCTAA
- a CDS encoding (2Fe-2S)-binding protein: protein MAGNRMICHCKQVDYITIRKAMIEGARTIEEIKEKTGASTSCGRCTEAIEEILASVCGCTGTSLASVVEAVKNGADTVEKVGEITGAGTSCGRCKALIQNVIDIKK from the coding sequence ATGGCAGGAAACAGAATGATTTGTCACTGTAAACAAGTTGACTATATAACTATTAGAAAAGCAATGATTGAAGGAGCACGTACTATAGAAGAAATCAAAGAAAAAACAGGAGCAAGTACAAGCTGTGGTCGCTGCACTGAAGCTATTGAAGAAATTTTAGCTTCTGTATGTGGTTGCACAGGAACATCTTTAGCTTCTGTAGTTGAAGCAGTAAAAAATGGTGCTGATACAGTTGAAAAGGTTGGAGAAATTACAGGGGCAGGTACATCTTGTGGTAGATGTAAAGCACTTATTCAAAATGTTATTGATATAAAAAAATAG
- a CDS encoding AraC family transcriptional regulator, which yields MIVKKDLSLKENNIHGDFLLPIMKYHCIVPEHFALLPLHWHEEMEFTLIQEGTALYHINLESYEVKAGDLIIITPFVLHDIHQQTTSSMTSDTFVFNLSMLNLKTPDACSIKYLSPIFEEQYTFPYIIHPESPSYPRLLALFHQLNSFYTKQKEGFELGIKATLFEFFAVLFSHGLAQKNYNVTLNSSHSEKLKLVLDYISQNLNKPLSIKELANICQFSDYYFMNFFKKYTGMTCVQYINIQRLELAADYLRTKNLPIMDIALEVGFDNISYFNKLFKSKYHATPKEYRAACKALHS from the coding sequence ATGATTGTTAAAAAAGATTTAAGTTTAAAAGAAAATAATATCCATGGAGATTTTTTACTTCCTATTATGAAATATCACTGCATTGTTCCTGAACATTTTGCTTTACTCCCTCTCCATTGGCATGAAGAAATGGAATTTACACTCATACAAGAAGGAACTGCTCTTTATCACATCAATTTAGAATCCTATGAAGTTAAAGCCGGAGACCTCATTATCATTACCCCTTTTGTTTTACATGACATTCATCAGCAAACGACTTCTTCTATGACCTCAGATACCTTTGTTTTTAATCTCAGCATGCTTAATCTGAAAACACCAGACGCTTGTTCTATTAAATATCTGTCTCCTATATTTGAGGAACAATACACCTTTCCCTACATTATTCATCCGGAAAGCCCTAGCTATCCTAGACTTCTGGCTTTGTTTCATCAGCTTAATTCTTTCTATACAAAGCAAAAAGAAGGCTTTGAATTAGGTATTAAGGCTACTTTATTTGAATTTTTTGCTGTGCTTTTTTCCCATGGACTAGCACAAAAAAATTATAATGTTACCTTGAATAGCTCTCACTCGGAAAAGCTTAAACTAGTTTTAGATTACATTAGCCAAAATTTAAATAAACCACTGTCTATTAAAGAACTAGCTAACATTTGCCAGTTTAGTGACTATTACTTTATGAATTTCTTTAAAAAATATACCGGTATGACCTGCGTACAATATATCAATATCCAACGTTTAGAGCTAGCTGCTGATTATTTACGTACAAAAAACCTACCTATTATGGACATAGCCTTAGAGGTAGGTTTCGATAACATTTCTTATTTTAATAAATTATTTAAATCTAAATATCATGCGACTCCCAAAGAGTATCGTGCTGCTTGTAAAGCACTTCATTCTTAG